A part of Perognathus longimembris pacificus isolate PPM17 chromosome 18, ASM2315922v1, whole genome shotgun sequence genomic DNA contains:
- the LOC125366946 gene encoding vomeronasal type-2 receptor 116-like produces MKHQAHMDGDAMLAAFFPLYTLGTEGSHSDASKDEQNKPQQVYSSPYRTIKINICPNGDITGPLQVSTEYDIVNIWTFPKGLELKLKVGMFFPYVHQRSLSEDMIDWAIGTTEPPHSVCSESCGPGFRKSPQEGKAACCFDCTPCSEEDIANETDMEQCVKCPDHQYANTQRNQCLPRGKSFLAYGEPLGMALACMALGLSTLTALVLGIFVKYHNTPIVKANNQALSYILLISLIFCFLCSLLFIGQPNTVTCILQQTTFGVAFTVAVSAVLAKTVTVVLAFKVTSPGRKIRWLLVSGAPNFIILICTLIQVTLCGIWLGTSPPFIDTDAHFEHGLIIILCNSGSLTSFYCVLGFLVFLALTSFTVAFLARNLPDTFNEARLLTFSMLVFCSVWLTLLPAYHSAKGKVMVAVEVFSILASSAGLLGCIFAPKCYIILLRPDRNVLHGFRGKTHTGRNKCS; encoded by the exons aTGAAGCACcaagcacacatggatggagatgcgaTGCTTGCtgcgtttttccctctctacactttgggaactGAGGGAAGTCACAGTGATGCTTCCAAGGATGAGCAGAACAAGCC ACAGCAAGTCTATAGCAGTCCTTACAGGACCATAAAGATTAACATCTGCCCAAATGGGGACATTACTggacctctacaggtttccacag agtatgacattgtaaaCATTTGGACTTTTCCAAAAGGTCTTGAACTTAAATTGAAAGTCGGAATGTTTTTTCCATATGTGCATCAAcggtctttatctgaagatatgatAGACTGGGCCATAGGAACCACAGAG CCTCCtcactctgtctgcagtgagagttgtggtcctggattcaggaaatccccacaggagggaaaggctgcctgttgctttgattgcactccCTGCTCAGAAGAAGACATTGCTAATGAGACAG atatggagcagtgtgtgaagtgtccagatcatcagtatgccaacacacagagaaaccagtgcctcccaagaGGTAAAAGTTTCCTAGCTTATGGAGAACCCTTGGgtatggccttggcctgcatggctcttggtttatctacactcacagcacttGTTCTTGGGATCTTTGTGAaatatcacaacacccccattgtcaaggctaataaccaggccctcagctacatcctgctcatctccctcatcttctgctttctctgttccttgctctttattggccaacccaacacagtcacctgcattctacagcaaaccacatttggagttgcattcactgtagctgtttccgctgttttggccaaaactgtaactgtggttctggccttcaaggtcacttctccagggagaaagataaggtggctgctggtatcaggggctcctaacttcatcattctcatctgcaccctgatccaggtgactctctgtggaatctggctgggaacctctcctcccttcattgacactgaTGCCCACTTTGAACATGgcctcatcatcatcctgtgtaacagtGGCTCCCTCACttctttctactgtgtcttgggttTCCTGGTTTTCCTGGCCCTGACCagtttcactgtggctttcctggccaggaacctgcctgacaccttcaatgaagccagaTTGctcaccttcagcatgctggtgttctgcagtgtgtggctcaccttacTGCCtgcctaccacagtgccaaggggaaggtcatggtggctgttgaggtcttctccatcttggcctctagtgcagggctcctgggctgcatttttgctcccaagtgctacatcatcttgttaaggccaGATAGAAATGTTCTGCATGGCTTCCGGGGCAAAACACATACTGGGAGAAATAAGTGTTCTTAA